The stretch of DNA ATTTTACGAGTTTATGTTCAGTTTTAAAATAATCTTTTAAAAATAACTTTTACAAGCAATGAGTAAGCCTAAGTCTCTAGGCTCTACTCATTTCTTAAAGTTTGAAGCACATTTACTTCTGTGGCTTTTTTAGCTGGGTAATAAGACGAGATAGCCACGATAAAAATAGCTCCAACTATTATAAGCACAAAGTCAATCAAAGAAAGTTCTAATGGAAGTTTACTTGAGCCATAAACGTCAGCTGGCAAGTCTATAATGTTGAAATTTCCAAGTAAAAATAGCCCTAAAAAGCCAAGCGCTAAGCCAAATATAATGCCGCCACCGCCGATTACTAGCCCTTGATAGAAAAAGCTTCTTTTTATCTCGCCTTTGCTAGCACCAAGTGCAAGAAGCAAGGCAATTTCTTGCCTGCGGTTCATCACTGTCATTAGCAGCGAGCTTATGATGTTTAGCGACGCCACAAGGATAATTAGCATCAAAACTATAAAAAGTGCTCGTTTTTCAAGTGCGAGTGCTGAGAAAAAGTTACCATTTTGCTCCCACCAGCCAATAGCAACCATGCCAGTTGGCAGGCCCTCACGCACTCTTTTTATATCATCAAATGGCTTACTTGAAAAGATATGAATTCCATCATAAACGCCTTTTGGATAGTCTAAAATTTTCCTCAAAGCATCGACTGAAGTGTATGAAAACGCCTTGTCATAGGCGATTAGCCCAGATGTAAATGAGCCACCGATATCAAAGCGCTTCATCTTTGGCGTTAGCGAAAAGCCAGCTGGATCGGCCTTTGTAAAGATAAGCGTTAATTTCTCATCGTTTCTTAGTCTAAACTCGCTCATTATGCCACTTCCCACAAGTATCTCAAAACCATCTAGCTCTTTATCTTTTAAAGCTTCATTTACGACTGAGTTTATCTGCTTTTCATCTTTAAAATTTACGCCATAAACCAGTCCGCCCTCAAGTGCATTTGCCGAGCGGTAAATGACCTGTGTGCTTATAAATGGACTAAATTTAAGATCACTAAATCTAGCCTTTAGCTCATCAACAAAGTCATCATCAATAGAGCCTTTAAAGGCACTTTGAATGGTTATTGGATAGTTCATCGTAAAAAGTTTGCGCTCAAATTCTTTATCAAACCCGTTCATAATCGCCATTGCAACGATCAAAACCATAAGTCCGATGCTAACGCCAAGAAAGGCAAGCAAGGCACTTAGAGTGATAAATGGCTGAGTTTTATCAAATCTTAAATATTTAAAAAGTAGGTACTTTGGTAAGCTTGTCATCAAATAGCCTTTAAAAGATTAAGGCGCTTTTGGCGCCTTAAAAGTAGAAATTTTAAGCAAATATGCCTTTTTTAGGGCCACTTTTTCCGTGGCAATCTTTATATTTTTTACCGCTTCCACAAGGGCATGGAGCGTTTCTTGGTATCTTTTTTTCAGGTGTAAATTTATCATCCTCACCTTGGTTGTTGTAGCTTAAATTTTCATTTTCAGCATTTTGACTAGCTTCAAGCATCATTCTAGCTTGCTCTTCTTGCTCTTCACGGCTCTTAAATCTTACAACCTGAAGCGTCTTAACACTCTCACTTTTTAGCCTGCTAACTAGCTCCATAAAGAGGTTATAGCTCTCTTTTTTGTATTCAACAAGCGGATCTTTTTGATTATACCCTCTAAGGCCGATACCAGTTTTTAGGATATCCATTTGATAAAGGTGCTCTCTCCACGCATTATCAAGCACTTGAAGGTATAAAATTTTCTCTATCTCTTTTCTTTGATCTTCATTTAGCACGCTCATTTTTTCGTTATATCTTACTTCAAAAATTTGCGCAAGCTTTTCTATTAGCTCATCATACTCTAGACCTTTCAACTCACTCTCGTCCATCTCTTCACCACAGTCTGCAAGGATGATAGAGCATAAATTTTTAATATCAAAGTCATCTTTCAAGCCACCATGGAAAATTTCAGCCGTATCAAGTAAATTTGCAGCATACTCTTTTCTATTTTGAGCTATCTTTTCGCTCATATCATAGTTTTTATCAAGTAGCTCGTCGCGGTATTTGTAGATAGTCTTTCTTTGCTCATTTGCCACGTCATCATACTCAAGCAAGTGCTTTCTAGCCTCAAAGTGCAAGCTCTCGACTTTCTTTTGAGCATTTTCAACAGCTCTTGTCACCATGCGACTCTCGATACTCTCGCCCTCGTCGATACCGAGCCTATCCATGATCGCTTTTATGCGGTCACTACCAAAAATTCTTAAAAGATTATCCTCTAAGCTTAGATAAAATCTACTCATACCAGGATCACCCTGACGTCCAGCACGGCCACGGAGCTGATTGTCTATCCTTCTACTCTCGTGCCTTTCAGTACCTATGATATAAAGTCCGCCTAAATTTCTAACCTCATCATCGATCCTGATATCAACACCGCGTCCTGCCATGTTTGTAGCGATAGTCACAGCGCCTTTTACACCAGCTTGCGCGATGATCTCAGCCTCTTTTTCATGATTTTTAGCATTTAGCACAGAGTGTGGGATGCCAGCTTTTTTAAGCATCTCGTGAAGCACCTCACTGCGCTCGATACTTGCAGTTCCCACAAGCACTGGCTGACCTTTCTCGTGAGCTTTTTTAACCTCATCAATAACTGCTTTAAATTTCTCATTTTGAGTTTTATAGATAAGATCGTTTTGATCTATCCTTTTAACTGGTAAATTTGTAGGGATCGAGATAACTTCAAGGTTATAAATTTGAGAAAACTCAGTGGCCTCAGTCTGAGCCGTACCAGTCATACCTGCAAGCTTTTTATACATCCTAAAGTAGTTTTGGTAGGTTGTATCGGCTAGCGTTTGGCTCTCTTCTTGGATTTTCACGCCCTCTTTTGCCTCGAGCGCTTGATGAAGCCCCTCGCTAAAGCGTCTGCCTTCGCTTAGACGTCCAGTAAATTCATCAACAATAACCACCTCGCCATCTTTTACGACATAATGAACGTCTTTTTCAAAGAGGTTGTGTGCCTTTAGAGCTTGATCTAGATGGTGGCTTAATATGGCGTTTTCAAGGTTATATAAATTCTCAACACCAAATAATTTTTCAGCCTTGCTTATGCCAGCTTCTGTGATCATTATCGTTCTATTTTTTTCATCGACTATAAAGTCCCCTGTTGGCTTTGAGCCTGGCACATTTGGATCAGCTGGAGTGCCTCTAGTAAGCTGTTTTGCAACCTGATCGGCTCTTATGTAGCCATCAAGTGTGCGATTTGTTGGACCTGATATTATAAGTGGTGTTCTTGCTTCATCTATCAAGATACTATCGACCTCGTCTACGATAACGAAGTTATGACCTCTTTGCACCTTTTGACCAGCTTCAAATTTCATATTATCACGTAAATAATCAAAGCCAAATTCTGAGTTTGTGCCGTATGTTATGTCGGCATTATAAGCAGCTTGTCTTACGTTATCATCGTATCCACCGCTTAGTATCACATCGACGCTTAAGCCTAAAAAGTTATAAAGCTCGCCCATTTGCGTAGCGTCACGCTTTGCAAGGTAGTCATTTACGGTCACTACGTGCACACCCTTGCCGCTCATCGCGTTTAATATAACTGGCAAAGTTGCTACCAAGGTCTTGCCCTCGCCTGTTTTCATCTCAGCGATCCTGCCCTCATTTAACACCATACCGCCGATTAGCTGCACGTCAAAATGGCGCATCTTAAGCACCCTTTTGCTAGCCTCTCTAACGATCGCAAAGACATCATTTAAAATTTGATCTAAAGTGACTTTCTCTTCTACTACTTGGGCTTTTAGCTCATTAAATTTGATCTTAAGCTCATCATCGCTCATCTTCTCATACATTGGCTCAAGCGCATTTATCTGCGCCACACGTTTTATGTATTTTTTGACTTCTCTATCGTTTTTCGTGCCAAAAATCTTTCTAAATACCGATGAAATCATTATTTTACCTTCCTAAATTTTTAAACTTTGGATATTAGCATAGTTTAACTATTTATTTAATTAAACTGGGCTAGAATACGCCAAAAAAGGATAAAAAATGAGAAAATTTCTAGTTGCATCTCTCGTTGCAGTTTGCTCATTTGGTGCTGGATTAAATTTCAAAAGCTTGCAAAGTGACTTTACACAAACTGTATTTAGCGAAGGCAAAAGCATAAATTACAAAGGTAGATTTTACGCAAAAAACGACAATACTGCACTTTGGATATATGAAAGTCCAACACCAAAGAGAATTTATTTTAACAAAGAGCGTGTGATCGTGATTGAGGACGAGCTTGAGCAAGCCATCATTTCAAAGCTTGATGATACGCCAAATTTGACACAAATCTTGGCTCATGCAGAGCAAATTCAACCAACACTTTACAAAGCGATATATGATGGAGTTGAATATTTTATAACTATTAAAAACACACTTCCAACGACGATTGACTACAAAGACAAGCTTTCAAATAAGATAAAAATAACTCTAAGCAACCCAGTAAAAGACGCGCTCATACCACAAGAGACGCTAACTCCGGTTATCCCGCAAGGTTACGATATAGTAAATCAATAAATTTGGCTAGCTTTAGCCAAATTTACTCACTTCTCTCCAAAATCTTTTCCAAATTCCTGCACGTTATTTAGATCAATAGGCTTTTGAACTACGTCATTTGGATCTGGCGAGATGATGATCTCATTGCCCTTTTTCTTCTTTTCTGGTTTTGTTACAATCTCTTCATTAACACTTGGATCGGAGCATAAATTTTGGCTTTTTATTGCTTTTATGATCTCGCTTAGCTCAAGATTATTTATCACTTTTATATTTAAGATAAGCACATCATCAATATCAAGAGAGTGCTTTTTGGCTGCATATTTTATGAAAAGCTCTTTAAATTTCTCTTTTCCCATTGAGGTTAAAATATCTTCCACGTAAAAGCTGCCAACTATTATGTTTAAAGCATCAAGCACATACGCTTCATTTTCTTCAACATCACGTCCGACGACTTCAAGGTTCATATTTATCTTTTTTGTTAAATTTTGTCCAGCTTTTGAGTAGATATCTGTTTGAAAATCTCTTACTTTAAGCACGTCTGCAAATGCAAAAATACAAAAAGTAAGGCTTAAAAATAGCTTTTTCATAAATTCTCCTTAATATGCAAAAATACGTTTTCTTGGTAAAATTTCTTAACTTCGTCGTCAATTTTAACCACTTTTCTTAAATGCTGCCTAAAATCACTTTTTTTATCATAAAAAAGTTTTAAATTTTTAGGACTTACTGCACGAGAAAGTGCGACGTAGAGTTGTCCTTTGGCAAAAATATGGTTGATATTACAAATGAGCGAGTTTATGCTCATTCCTTGAGATTTATGGATGGTTAGAGCGTAAGCAAGCTTAAATGGAAACTGATGGAGCGAGGCTTGTACATTTTCTTCGATCTCATCTTCGTTTAAATTTAACGAACTAAATATATAAGCAGCTTTTTCTATCTCACAAATTTCGCCACTATCTTTTTTTACAATCACGCTTGAAATAACTCCGTTTTCTTTTAAAATTTGCATGATCTTGCCCTGCTCGCCGTTATAATACTCGCCCCATTTATTTGACGTAAAGATGATCTTAGCGCCTATCTTCATCTCCAAATCTCTTGAGATATTTAGTGTATTTGCCCATTTTTCAAACTCTTTTTTATCTAAATTTTCATCCATAACAAGCACGTCCGAGTTTGAAATTTCAAGTGGCGTGTCAAGTTCTGAAAGCCTTTTTTGATTTAGCATTTCAGCCTCGGCGTTTCTACCAAAAAGCACGCTCGTATCATCATCTGGCTCTATCTTGGTCACTCTTAAACTCTCTATATAGCCCATTATTTCATCATCTAGCTCGCCTACTCTAAGACGAGAGAGAATCTCATAAAATTTAAGATCGTTTGTACGTTTTGAGACCAGTAGCTCAACATTTGTAAATTTCATATCCTCCCACGCACTGGAGTTAAAAGCGTATAAAAAATTAAAAAGCCTATTTTCGTTTTGCTCCTTTTGCACTGGTGGAAGCTGATAAAAATCACCCACTATAAGCACCTTACCTTTAAATTTGGAAGTAAGTAGTCGGTATCTTATCATCTCCATTAGATTTGAGCTCACCATTGAAATTTCATCAATTACAAGCAGATCACATGCATTAAGCATATTTCTTAGCTTGCTTAGTTTATCTTTTTGATGATAGTCGAAGCGCCTTAGCTCCTCATAGTCCTTGCAGTAGCCAAATTTAAAAAAACTATGTAAGCTAACTCCTCCAAGGCTAACAGCGCTTATGCCAGTTGAGCCAAGGATTATGACGTTTTTGAAATTTTCTTTGTAGTGTCTGATGATGGAGGCAGTTAGATAGCTCTTGCCAACACCTCCGCCACCAGTTAAAAAGACGTTTGAGCGAGATAAAATTTTTAAAATCTGATCTAGCATCTACTCAAACATCTCTGGGCGATACTCAAAGTGCATCGTATCAAAGTGCTTCCAGCGTCCACCCCAGATAAATTTATGTTTTTCAAAAACACGCACTATCTTTTCAGGGATGAGGTTTTGGTAGCCATTGCTCCACTGCCAGTAGTGGCTCTTTTTCACATTTATATCGATCGCGATGCCGTAGCTGTGCGCACTTAAGCGGTTTGTGTCAGCAATAATGCGCCACTTAAATGTCCCACCAGGATCTTTTAGGTATTCAAGTAAATTTGGATCGCTCTTTGCCATCTCATTTAGTTCATTGCTCACATCCTGCAAGGCAGCCGCAGCGCCATTTTTAGAGTTAAATGGTAACTTTAGCGCAAGGCTATCTTTTAGCCAAACGACATCTATCAAATTTGCTTTTACCTCGCTCTCGCTTGAGCCATAAATTTTGCCTAAAAATTCATAATTTCTACATCTGCCAGCATCACTTAGTGCAGTGCTAAGTGGCGAAAATGCAGCATAATCAAGCGCATTCATATCCTCTATGTCGGCCCCAGTGCTACACTCACCATCTTTTTGTTTAAAGTCATCATAGACAAATATTGTTCCATCACCGAATTTGACCAAATTATCCTCAACCTTAACATCATAAGCCCTTTGTAAAGCTGAAATTTTCCTCGCTTTGTCGCTTATTACATTTTCGGGCTTTATTACATTTATAGAATCTACCTTTGAAATGAGCAAATTTGAGTTTTGTATATCGCTTCTATTTTGTCCGATGTTTAGCGTAGTTATCGCAGTCGCTCCGATAAGCGCGCGGCCGTTGTTTGCAGTCTTTAGCCCCCAAGCATCATGCACGACGTAGATATCATCGCCCTTATATCCAGCATAGAGCATGATGTGACCTGGTAGATGCACGAGCGTGAGATATGGTACGCCCTTTTCTTTTATCTCTTTGCTCTTTGCAGCGTTACTAAGACCTTTTAGATTGATCTTTTCTCCCATATTTGCTTGCGCCCTTGAGTTCCTAGGTAACCACACGCCAAAGCTTGCTAGCAAGTCTTTTGTAAAAAGCGAGCAGTCTCTTAGCTTATCCACCCCGCCCCAGCCATAAGGCTGAGTAAGAAGCGAACTAAGAATTGTCTTTAAATTTGAGTCATTAAATTTAAGTGGAAAAAGGGCGCTAAAAGACTTTGGGAGGACAAACTCCCTAAGCATATTTCTTACATAAATTTTGCCGTAGTAGTTTTTGTCGTCTTGCGCCAAAACTGGCAGTATCACGCCGACACGTGAGTAAAATAAAAAGTTTCCA from Campylobacter concisus encodes:
- a CDS encoding ABC transporter permease, with protein sequence MTSLPKYLLFKYLRFDKTQPFITLSALLAFLGVSIGLMVLIVAMAIMNGFDKEFERKLFTMNYPITIQSAFKGSIDDDFVDELKARFSDLKFSPFISTQVIYRSANALEGGLVYGVNFKDEKQINSVVNEALKDKELDGFEILVGSGIMSEFRLRNDEKLTLIFTKADPAGFSLTPKMKRFDIGGSFTSGLIAYDKAFSYTSVDALRKILDYPKGVYDGIHIFSSKPFDDIKRVREGLPTGMVAIGWWEQNGNFFSALALEKRALFIVLMLIILVASLNIISSLLMTVMNRRQEIALLLALGASKGEIKRSFFYQGLVIGGGGIIFGLALGFLGLFLLGNFNIIDLPADVYGSSKLPLELSLIDFVLIIVGAIFIVAISSYYPAKKATEVNVLQTLRNE
- the lolA gene encoding LolA-like outer membrane lipoprotein chaperone, which produces MRKFLVASLVAVCSFGAGLNFKSLQSDFTQTVFSEGKSINYKGRFYAKNDNTALWIYESPTPKRIYFNKERVIVIEDELEQAIISKLDDTPNLTQILAHAEQIQPTLYKAIYDGVEYFITIKNTLPTTIDYKDKLSNKIKITLSNPVKDALIPQETLTPVIPQGYDIVNQ
- a CDS encoding ATP-dependent DNA helicase — translated: MLDQILKILSRSNVFLTGGGGVGKSYLTASIIRHYKENFKNVIILGSTGISAVSLGGVSLHSFFKFGYCKDYEELRRFDYHQKDKLSKLRNMLNACDLLVIDEISMVSSNLMEMIRYRLLTSKFKGKVLIVGDFYQLPPVQKEQNENRLFNFLYAFNSSAWEDMKFTNVELLVSKRTNDLKFYEILSRLRVGELDDEIMGYIESLRVTKIEPDDDTSVLFGRNAEAEMLNQKRLSELDTPLEISNSDVLVMDENLDKKEFEKWANTLNISRDLEMKIGAKIIFTSNKWGEYYNGEQGKIMQILKENGVISSVIVKKDSGEICEIEKAAYIFSSLNLNEDEIEENVQASLHQFPFKLAYALTIHKSQGMSINSLICNINHIFAKGQLYVALSRAVSPKNLKLFYDKKSDFRQHLRKVVKIDDEVKKFYQENVFLHIKENL
- a CDS encoding bifunctional C40 family peptidase/M15 family metallopeptidase, translated to MKKGIFLAFGVALFLGCSQTQPKSSVQNPLPDENVYKPNERISLLDFEMKQDASSLPQNIQSASFDQEEILKRRFKVFTLRGVKFNPNDVFWAFNIYKPSEKRKYFGSNFREIPQSWFDAQKDNANFSALSSISAYALTSANTALRNFPTDEPIFLNPQTPGEGYPFDYLQESTLSIAHPLFVSHLSKDRAWAFVSDDAVWGWVKVEDIKFISDDEANAYQKSSFVTIKTDKMPVYDKGGNFLFYSRVGVILPVLAQDDKNYYGKIYVRNMLREFVLPKSFSALFPLKFNDSNLKTILSSLLTQPYGWGGVDKLRDCSLFTKDLLASFGVWLPRNSRAQANMGEKINLKGLSNAAKSKEIKEKGVPYLTLVHLPGHIMLYAGYKGDDIYVVHDAWGLKTANNGRALIGATAITTLNIGQNRSDIQNSNLLISKVDSINVIKPENVISDKARKISALQRAYDVKVEDNLVKFGDGTIFVYDDFKQKDGECSTGADIEDMNALDYAAFSPLSTALSDAGRCRNYEFLGKIYGSSESEVKANLIDVVWLKDSLALKLPFNSKNGAAAALQDVSNELNEMAKSDPNLLEYLKDPGGTFKWRIIADTNRLSAHSYGIAIDINVKKSHYWQWSNGYQNLIPEKIVRVFEKHKFIWGGRWKHFDTMHFEYRPEMFE